In Populus nigra chromosome 1, ddPopNigr1.1, whole genome shotgun sequence, one genomic interval encodes:
- the LOC133680533 gene encoding uncharacterized protein LOC133680533: MIPPELQPRSFRPYIASSISSPSFSSFPTASPYSPNSNFPSPSTSSSRSRFSASFFAHNTRIALALAPCAAFLLDLGGAPVVAILTLGLMIAYIIDSLNFKSGAFFCVWASLIAAQIAFFFSSSLIFTFNSIPLGLLAAFLCAQTNFLIGAWASLQFKWIQLENPTIVLALERLLFACVPFAASSIFTWATISAVGMQNAAYYLMIFNCVFYWMFAIPRVSSFRSKQEVKYHGGEVPDDNFILSPLEGCFHTLNLLFFPLIFHVASHYSVIFSSAASVCDLLLLFFIPFLFQLYASTRGALWWVTKNANQLHSIRVVNGAVALIVVVICLEVRVVFHSFGRYIQVPPPLNYLLVTVTMLGGAAGAGASALGMISDAFSYWSFTALAVTVSSAGAIVVGFPLLFLPLPAIAGFEFARFVTKKSLSSYFSFVVLGSLIVTLFVVHNFWDLNIWMAGMSLKSFCKLIIANVVLAMAVPGLALLPPKLHFLAEICLISHALLLCHIENRFFNYPGFYYHGMEEDVMYPSYMVILTTFLGLALVRRLSVDHRIGPKAVWILTCLYSSKLSMLFISSKPVVWVSAVLLLAVTPPLLLYKEKSRTGSKMKPWKGYVHGGVVVLSVWLFRETIFEALQWWNGRAPSDGLLLGFCIALTGLACVPIVALHFSHALPAKRCLVLVVATGLLFILMQPPIPLAWTYRSDIISAARQSSDDISIYGFMASKPTWPSWLLIVAILLTLAAVTSIIPIKYMVELRTFFSIAIGIALGVYISAEYFLQAAVLHALIVVTMVCASVFVVFTHFPSASSTKLLPWVFALLVALFPVTYLLEGQLRIKSILGDEVGDLAEEDRKLTTLLAVEGARTSLLGLYAAIFMLIALEIKFELASLMREKSLEGVGIRHGQSSQSSSSNFAPRMRFMQQRRASTVPTFTIKRMVAEGAWMPAVGNVATIMCFAICLILNVNLTGGSTQAIFFLAPILLLLNQDSDFVAGFGDKQRYFPVTVAISAYLVLTALYSIWEDTWHGNGGWSLEIGGPDWFFAVKNLAILILTFPSHILFNRFVWSNTKQTDSSPLITLPLNLPSIIISDVIKIRILGCLGIIYTIAQTIISRQQYISGMKYI; encoded by the exons ATGATACCGCCGGAGCTCCAACCGCGGTCATTCCGCCCTTACATCGCCTCCTCCATCTCCTCTCCTTCCTTCTCCTCCTTCCCCACCGCCTCTCCTTATTCCCCCAACTCTAACTTCCCTTCCCCTTCTACCTCCTCTTCTAGATCTCGTTTCTCTGCTTCTTTTTTCGCTCACAACACTCGCATCGCCCTCGCCCTCGCTCCCTGCGCTGCTTTCCTCCTTGACCTCGGTGGAGCTCCCGTAGTCGCAATCCTAACCCTGGGTTTGATGATTGCTTACATCATCGACTCACTCAATTTCAAATCCGGTGCGTTTTTCTGTGTCTGGGCTTCCCTAATTGCAGCTCAGATCGCCTTCTTTTTTAGCTCCTCATTGATCTTCACTTTCAATTCGATTCCTCTTGGTTTGCTCGCTGCGTTCCTCTGTGCACAAACGAATTTCTTAATCGGGGCTTGGGCTTCACTTCAGTTCAAATGGATTCAATTAGAAAACCCAACTATCGTGCTCGCGCTTGAACGTTTGTTATTCGCATGTGTTCCTTTCGCTGCTTCTTCGATATTCACTTGGGCTACAATCTCTGCTGTCGGTATGCAAAATGCTGCGTATTAtctgatgatttttaattgtgtCTTCTATTGGATGTTTGCAATTCCGCGTGTTTCTTCATTTAGATCGAAACAAGAAGTGAAATATCATGGTGGAGAGGTTCCTGATGATAATTTTATACTTAGTCCACTAGAGGGTTGTTTTCATACCTTGAATTTGCTCTTCTTTCCGTTGATATTTCATGTTGCTTCGCATTACTCGGTGATTTTCTCGTCAGCTGCGTCTGTTTGTGATTTGTTGCTGCTGTTTTTTATTCCGTTCTTGTTTCAACTGTATGCATCTACGAGGGGTGCGCTTTGGTGGGTGACTAAGAATGCGAATCAGTTGCATAGCATTCGTGTCGTGAATGGTGCTGTTGCATTGATTGTTGTCGTGATTTGTTTGGAGGTTAGAGTTGTTTTCCATTCCTTTGGAAGGTATATTCAGGTTCCTCCTCCGTTGAATTATCTGCTTGTGACCGTGACGATGCTTGGAGGGgctgctggtgctggtgcttCTGCCCTTGGAATGATTTCTGATGCATTTAGTTACTGGTCTTTCACTGCTTTGGCTGTAACCGTCAGTTCTGCTGGAGCAATTGTTGTGGGTTTTCCTCTACTG TTTCTTCCACTGCCCGCGATTGCTGGATTTGAATTTGCTCGTTTTGTTACAAAGAAAAGTCTGTCATCATATTTTTCCTTTGTTGTGCTTGGGAGCCTGATAGTTACATTGTTTGTGGTGCACAATTTCTGGGATCTAAATATTTGGATGGCAGGCATGTCCCTGAAATCATTCTGTAAACTTATAATCGCAAATGTTGTTCTCGCCATGGCTGTTCCAGGTTTAGCTCTTCTCCCaccaaaacttcattttttagcTGAGATTTGTTTGATCAGCCATGCATTGCTGTTGTGCCATATTGAGAATCGTTTCTTCAATTACCCGGGATTTTACTACCATGGAATGGAGGAGGATGTGATGTATCCAAGCTATATGGTTATTCTGACAACCTTTCTGGGTTTGGCTCTGGTAAGAAGACTATCCGTGGACCATCGGATTGGACCCAAGGCGGTTTGGATTTTGACTTGCCTGTATTCCTCAAAGCTGTCCATGCTGTTTATTTCATCAAAGCCTGTTGTATGGGTTTCAGCTGTACTTTTACTGGCTGTTACTCCCCCATTGCTCCTTTACAA GGAGAAATCACGAACAGGCTCAAAGATGAAACCATGGAAAGGTTATGTACATGGTGGTGTGGTTGTTCTATCAGTCTGGCTCTTCCGTGAAACAATTTTTGAAGCCCTTCAGTGGTGGAATGGGAGGGCTCCATCTGATGGTTTGCTTTTGGGTTTCTGCATTGCCTTGACCGGATTGGCTTGTGTGCCCATTGTAGCTTTGCATTTCTCTCATGCCCTG CCGGCTAAGAGATGCCTAGTACTGGTGGTGGCAACAGGTTTACTGTTTATCCTGATGCAGCCACCAATCCCACTAGCATGGACTTATCGATCTGACATAATCAGCGCAGCTCGTCAATCGTCTGATGACATTTCCATCTATGGCTTCATGGCATCAAAACCGACCTGGCCATCATGGTTGCTTATTGTTGCAATTCTGCTCACTCTAGCAGCGGTGACATCCATCATACCCATTAAGTACATGGTAGAGCTGAGAACTTTTTTCTCCATTGCAATAGGGATTGCTCTTGGAGTATACATTTCTGCTGAGTATTTTCTTCAAGCTGCTGTTCTGCATGCCCTCATTGTTGTAACCATGGTCTGCGCCTCTGTGTTTGTGGTCTTCACCCATTTTCCATCTGCTTCAAGCACAAAGCTGCTACCATGGGTATTTGCTTTATTAGTAGCCCTCTTTCCTGTGACATATCTGTTGGAGGGTCAGTTGAGAATCAAAAGCATCCTTGGAGATGAAGTTGGAGACCTGGCAGAGGAAGACAGGAAGCTCACTACTCTACTGGCTGTTGAGGGGGCAAGAACATCACTTCTCGGTTTATATGCAGCAATCTTCATGCTCATAGCACTGGAGATTAAGTTTGAACTTGCCTCACTTATGCGGGAAAAGTCTCTTGAAGGGGTTGGAATTAGACATGGTCAATCTAGTCAAAGTAGTTCTTCAAATTTTGCTCCACGAATGAGGTTCATGCAGCAACGGCGCGCCTCTACTGTGCCAACCTTTACAATCAAGAGAATGGTTGCTGAGGGAGCTTGGATGCCCGCGGTTGGTAATGTTGCTACTATAATGTGCTTTGCTATATGCCTGATCTTGAACGTCAATCTGACTGGGGGCTCAACCCAGGCAATCTTCTTCCTGGCTCCTATCCTGCTGCTTCTCAACCAGGACTCGGATTTTGTCGCTGGTTTTGGGGACAAACAAAGGTATTTCCCTGTTACCGTGGCCATATCGGCCTACTTGGTCTTGACAGCCCTCTACAGCATATGGGAAGATACATGGCATGGTAATGGTGGTTGGAGCCTTGAAATTGGTGGCCCTGATTGGTTCTTTGCAGTCAAGAATTTAGCCATCCTCATTCTTACGTTTCCCAGCCATATACTCTTCAACCGGTTTGTTTGGAGTAACACGAAGCAGACGGACTCGTCACCATTGATCACGCTTCCCCTTAATCTGCCATCCATTATAATATCAGATGTTATTAAGATCAGGATATTGGGATGCTTAGGGATTATTTATACCATAGCCCAGACCATTATTTCTAGACAGCAATATATCTCAGGGATGAAGTATATTTAG
- the LOC133696405 gene encoding uncharacterized protein At4g14100-like, protein MASQTRPISISISILLLFFFSPLIKSSREGDPTPAPWPHQFHAILFMNYSGIIQKIDLWYDWTNGRNFNIIQHQLGKLMYDLEWNNGTSFFYTLDSNKECSTAHLEVGILRPNWLDGANYLGQRHVDGFLCNVWEKVDFIWYYEDVITKKPVHWVFYTGREAHVMTFEVGAALEDAKWQAPVYCFGNIPEAGYAISATSRENLLGGVLRGSLAL, encoded by the exons ATGGCCTCCCAAACCAGACCCATCTCTATCTCTATCTCAATtctccttcttttcttcttttcaccaTTAATCAAATCATCCAGAGAAGGAGACCCAACTCCAGCACCATGGCCTCACCAATTCCACGCAATTCTATTCATGAATTACAGTGGAATAATTCAAAAGATAGATCTCTGGTACGATTGGACTAATGGTAGAAACTTCAACATCATACAACACCAACTAGGCAAGCTTATGTATGACCTTGAATGGAACAATGGTACTTCTTTCTTTTACACCTTAGATTCCAACAAGGAGTGTTCCACCGCGCATTTGGAGGTTGGAATTCTTCGCCCTAATTGGCTTGATGGAGCTAATTATCTGGGTCAACGACACGTGGATGGCTTTCTTTGCAACGTTTGGGAGAAAGTGGATTTCATCTGGTACTATGAAGATGTTATCACCAAAAAGCCTGTTCATTGGGTCTTTTACACTG GGAGGGAGGCTCATGTCATGACTTTTGAAGTGGGAGCTGCACTTGAAGATGCAAAATGGCAAGCTCCTGTGTACTGCTTCGGCAATATCCCAGAAGCTGGATATGCTATCTCTGCTACTTCACGAGAGAATTTGTTGGGTGGAGTTCTGAGAGGTTCCTTGGCACTTTGA
- the LOC133691456 gene encoding E3 ubiquitin-protein ligase At3g02290-like isoform X1 translates to MGAFCCCPCSDEHEEHAYSGNSIYRHCVCLRFFFHQLRSGYGTVFHRLEGRTVSPTQEGTSLASTGVGTGLPDGSANDTQLSSSRPLPYDTDQRYAHLQRYGLVSRKSMTHFQEESQPLRRNMSSSAVESLGSGRRRNGIDSEDDNKLGYSELSDKSLATKVPYGLTYVQPSSEDEDACPTCLDEYTPENPKITTRCSHHFHLGCIYEWLERSESCPICGKEMEFCESP, encoded by the exons ATGGGTGCCTTCTGCTGCTGTCCATGCAGTGACGAACATGAAGAACATGCTTACTCGGGCAATTCAATATACAGGCACTGCGTTTGCCTAAGATTCTTTTTCCACCAGTTACGCAGTGGG TATGGTACAGTGTTTCACAGACTTGAAGGTAGGACTGTCTCGCCAACCCAAGAAGGTACTTCTTTGGCATCAACTGGAGTTGGCACAGGATTGCCAGATGGTTCTGCAAATGACACTCAACTCTCGTCATCCAGGCCACTCCCTTATGATACTGATCAGAGGTATGCTCATTTGCAGCGTTATGGTTTAGTCTCTAGGAAGTCAATGACTCACTTCCAAGAAGAATCGCAACCACTGAGAAGAAATATGAGCAGTTCTGCCGTGGAATCATTGGGctctggaagaagaagaaacgggATTGATTCTGAAGATGACAATAAACTTGGCTATTCAGAGTTGTCAGACAAATCTTTGGCAACAAAAGTTCCATACGGGCTAACTTATGTGCAACCATCTTCTGAAGATGAAGATGCCTGCCCTACCTGTCTTGAtg AGTACACCCCAGAAAATCCTAAAATCACAACTCGATGCTCTCACCATTTTCACCTTGGCTGCATTTATGAATGGTTGGAAAGAAGTGAAAGCTGTCCAATATGTGGCAAG GAAATGGAGTTTTGTGAAAGCCCTTAA
- the LOC133691456 gene encoding E3 ubiquitin-protein ligase At3g02290-like isoform X2: MHLLPSAMHLQYGTVFHRLEGRTVSPTQEGTSLASTGVGTGLPDGSANDTQLSSSRPLPYDTDQRYAHLQRYGLVSRKSMTHFQEESQPLRRNMSSSAVESLGSGRRRNGIDSEDDNKLGYSELSDKSLATKVPYGLTYVQPSSEDEDACPTCLDEYTPENPKITTRCSHHFHLGCIYEWLERSESCPICGKEMEFCESP; this comes from the exons ATGCACTTATTACCTTCTGCCATGCACTTGCAGTATGGTACAGTGTTTCACAGACTTGAAGGTAGGACTGTCTCGCCAACCCAAGAAGGTACTTCTTTGGCATCAACTGGAGTTGGCACAGGATTGCCAGATGGTTCTGCAAATGACACTCAACTCTCGTCATCCAGGCCACTCCCTTATGATACTGATCAGAGGTATGCTCATTTGCAGCGTTATGGTTTAGTCTCTAGGAAGTCAATGACTCACTTCCAAGAAGAATCGCAACCACTGAGAAGAAATATGAGCAGTTCTGCCGTGGAATCATTGGGctctggaagaagaagaaacgggATTGATTCTGAAGATGACAATAAACTTGGCTATTCAGAGTTGTCAGACAAATCTTTGGCAACAAAAGTTCCATACGGGCTAACTTATGTGCAACCATCTTCTGAAGATGAAGATGCCTGCCCTACCTGTCTTGAtg AGTACACCCCAGAAAATCCTAAAATCACAACTCGATGCTCTCACCATTTTCACCTTGGCTGCATTTATGAATGGTTGGAAAGAAGTGAAAGCTGTCCAATATGTGGCAAG GAAATGGAGTTTTGTGAAAGCCCTTAA
- the LOC133690312 gene encoding protein NRT1/ PTR FAMILY 6.1: protein MGSGEIKSPEGLPETPATYDGVSNPIHSKKLGIYFLESDNRRMAFGRGYTGGTTPVNIHGKPIPDLSKTGGWIAALFIFGNEMAERMAYFGLSVNMVAFMFYIMHRPFTSSSNAVNNFLGISQVSSVLGGFLADAYLGRYWTIAIFTTIYLAGLTGITLCATMNIFMPDQGQCDQLSLLLGNCEPAKSWQMLYLNTVLYVTGFGAAGIRPCVSSFGADQFDERGENYKSHLDRFFNFFYLSVTIGAIVAFTLVVYIQMKHGWGSAFGSLAIAMGMSNMLFFIGTPLYRHRLPGGSPLTRVAQVLVAAFQKRKASFSSSELIGLYEVPGKRSAIKGSGKIAHTDDFRCLDKAALQLKEDGVDPSPWRLCTVTQVEEVKILIKLVPIPACTIMLNLILTEYLTLSVQQAYTLNTHLGHLKLPVTSMPVFPCLSIFLILSLYYSVFVPIFRRITGHPRGASQLQRVGIGLAFSILSVAWAAIFERYRRKYAIEHGYEFSFLTPMPNLSAYWLLIQYCLIGIAEVFCIVGLLEFLYEEAPDAMKSIGSAYAALAGGIGCFAASILNSIVKSVTGNPDKRQQSWLSQNINTGRFEYFYWLLTVLSAINFCAFLYSARRYKYRAEQKFGIQEVVTNKQNTPARG from the exons ATGGGTTCCGGTGAAATAAAGTCACCAGAAGGTCTACCAGAGACACCAGCAACATATGATGGAGTTTCAAACCCAATTCATAGCAAGAAGCTTGGAATTTACTTCCTCGAGTCCGACAATAGGAGGATGGCTTTTGGCCGTGGATATACTGGAGGAACTACTCCTGTTAACATCCATGGGAAGCCTATTCCTGACCTCTCAAAGACAGGTGGCTGGATTGCTGCCTTATTCATTTTTG GGAATGAAATGGCAGAGAGGATGGCTTACTTTGGCCTCTCTGTTAACATGGTGGCCTTCATGTTCTATATTATGCACCGACCCTTTACCAGTTCATCCAATGCAGTGAACAATTTCTTAGGAATTTCTCAAGTTTCCTCTGTCCTTGGCGGATTTCTTGCAGATGCGTATCTCGGTCGATATTGGACAATTGCAATTTTCACAACAATCTATCTTGCG GGCTTGACAGGTATAACCTTGTGTGCAACAATGAATATTTTCATGCCGGACCAGGGTCAATGCGATCAGCTATCCTTGCTTTTGGGTAACTGCGAGCCAGCGAAATCATGGCAGATGCTCTATCTTAACACAGTTCTTTATGTGACTGGATTTGGAGCTGCAGGTATAAGGCCGTGTGTTTCTTCATTCGGAGCCGATCAGTTTGATGAAAGAGGTGAAAATTACAAGTCTCATCTGGATAGGTTTTTCAACTTCTTTTATCTTTCTGTAACTATTGGAGCAATAGTGGCCTTCACTTTAGTAGTCTACATTCAAATGAAACATGGATGGGGATCTGCCTTTGGTTCACTGGCCATAGCTATGGGCATGTCGAACATGTTATTCTTTATCGGTACTCCTTTGTATAGGCATAGATTGCCAGGAGGCAGTCCACTAACAAGAGTGGCCCAAGTTCTGGTCGCGGCCTTTCAGAAGAGAAAAGCCTCGTTTTCCAGCAGCGAGTTAATAGGCCTTTATGAGGTTCCTGGCAAACGTTCTGCTATAAAGGGTAGTGGAAAGATAGCACATACAGATGACTTCAG ATGTCTGGACAAGGCAGCATTGCAATTGAAGGAAGATGGTGTAGATCCAAGTCCTTGGAGGCTTTGTACGGTGACTCAAGTGGAGGAAGTCAAGATACTTATAAAGCTTGTTCCAATACCAGCTTGCACAATAATGCTCAATCTAATCTTAACAGAGTATCTGACTCTATCAGTACAGCAGGCATATACTTTGAATACACATTTGGGTCATCTCAAACTTCCAGTAACAAGCATGCCCGTGTTTCCTTGCCTCAGTATATTCCTGATATTGTCTCTCTATTACTCGGTATTTGTTCCAATATTCCGGCGCATTACCGGCCATCCTCGTGGTGCTTCTCAACTTCAAAGAGTAGGAATCGGTCTGGCATTTTCAATTCTATCTGTTGCCTGGGCAGCCATTTTTGAGAGGTATCGGAGAAAGTACGCTATAGAACATGGCTATGAGTTTAGTTTCTTGACTCCCATGCCTAACCTGAGTGCCTACTGGTTGTTGATCCAGTATTGCCTGATTGGAATAGCTGAAGTCTTTTGCATTGTGGGCTTGCTTGAATTTCTGTATGAGGAAGCTCCTGATGCAATGAAGAGTATAGGATCTGCCTATGCTGCACTAGCAGGTGGAATTGGCTGCTTTGCAGCAAGTATATTGAACAGCATTGTGAAATCAGTGACAGGGAACCCAGACAAGAGGCAGCAATCATGGTTGTCCCAGAATATAAATACTGGTAGATTTGAATATTTCTATTGGCTGCTTACAGTTCTGAGTGCGATAAATTTCTGTGCCTTTCTATATTCAGCCCGTAGGTACAAGTACAGGGCAGAGCAGAAATTTGGGATTCAGGAAGTTGTAACCAACAAACAAAACACCCCAGCCAGGGGCTAG
- the LOC133694773 gene encoding mediator-associated protein 2, with protein sequence MDDVEEVEGYKPEPGFEEDSREPLADISLSDSTELWLIQWPINELPDFSGKELSLSLDQDGCLGSFEASPGKAFDLVSCSAQGLDATVFLSSELETKIVGKISRQVSLVHYPDPKELEKQEAEKKSKRSYQISAGSSLMNSSLHSGTTTPSSKLRNSQLSRGHAASTHSSRHKSSLSEAGEQSNSKQRRMHNRSGSTDRSTLDSGRGHSGHAYSGSSGLSHQGKSEEISNE encoded by the exons ATGGATGATGTTGAGGAGGTGGAGGGTTACAAGCCTGAACCAGGATTTGAAGAAGATTCGAGGGAACCATTGGCTGATATTAGTTTGTCAGATTCGACTGAGCTCTGGCTCATTCAATGGCCTATTAATGAA CTTCCTGATTTTAGTGGGAAAGAACTATCGCTCAGTCTTGATCAGGATGGATGTTTGGGAAGTTTCGAGGCATCTCCAG GGAAAGCATTTGATCTGGTCAGCTGCTCTGCTCAAGGGCTAGATGCAACGGTTTTCCTTTCTTCTGAATTGGAAACGAAGATTG TTGGTAAAATTTCAAGGCAAGTTTCGCTTGTGCATTACCCTGACCCTAAAGAACTTGAGAAACAAGAAgcagaaaagaaatcaaaacgtTCATATCAGATTTCTGCTGGATCTTCATTGATGAATTCTTCCCTCCATTCTGGAACTACAACCCCAAGTTCCAAGCTGCGAAACTCACAATTGTCAAGGGGACATGCTGCGTCTACACATAGTAGCAGACATAAGAGTTCATTGTCTGAAGCTGGGGAGCAATCAAATTCTAAACAAAGGCGAATGCATAATCGCAGTGGATCTACAGATCGGTCTACTCTAGACTCAGGAAGAGGTCATAGTGGTCATGCCTACTCAGGGTCCTCAGGGCTTTCACACCAAGGGAAATCGGAGGAGATATCAAATGAGTGA